TGTGTCCCTGTCGTCTCGGCGATGCGGCGCGGATTTTCAGCTGCCTACATGTTCGCGAGCGATTCGCCTACATCATGAAGTTTCACGCTCGTGGCAGGATTCGACTGCGCTGTTGGAGTGCTAGCATCGGAGAACACATGGCAACGGTATTCGAGACACGGGACGTGACGAGCGAAGAAGAAATCCGGGAGAAGCTCCGGGCGGAGATCCTGAAGATCATCGCGGAAACATCGAAGATCAATGCGGAGTCACGCTGGTATCCGCTCGTAGCGGGCGCTGGCTTCTTCGCCGCCTCCATGGGCGCATGCATGGCCCTGGCGAAACTGATGCAACTGATGTTTTTCTGAAGGCCATGAGTGAACATGAAACACGAAAGGCCACCCGAGGGTGGCCTTTCGGTTAAGTCGCGGTACGCGCAGGTTCAGTGCGCCGGCGTGCCGAGTTCCTTGAGCAACGCTGGTGAAGGATACACCTTGTCCATCAGCCAACGCATGTAACGCATATCCACGTGAATGGCGCGTTTGTAGCGCGGGTCGTACATCCAGCTCGCACTCACGGCCTCCCAGTTGCTGTCAAAGTTAAGGCCAACGAGCTCGCCCTTCGCATTCAGCACCGGGGAGCCCGAATTACCGCCCGTCGTATCGAGGTTGGACAGAAAGTCGACCGGCATGGCGCCGGTCTTCGGATCGGCGTACCCCGCGAAATCGCCCTTCCTGATCGCATCGAGCAGGGGCTGCGGGGCATCGAACGGAACCTTGCCCGTGTTCTTCTCGACGATGCCCTGGGCCGTGGTCAACGGGGCGTATGTCACCGCATCGCGAGCCATCAGCGGGGTGACCTTGCCGTAGCTCACCCGCAGCGTGGAATTCGCATCCGGATACACCGCTTTGCCCTGCTTCTCGCGGTAACCGATCAGCGCCTGCATGTACGCCGGTCGCAGGCGCAACAGGTCACCATCACGGCTCTTCTTTTCGTCTTCGATGCGCAGCAAGGCCGGGCGAAGCGTACGGGCGGCCAACATCAGTGCATCCGTGCTCTTCACCACGTCCGCCGGGCTGGCGGTGAACAGCTTGTTGCGTTCGGCCTCATCGCCAAGCATCGTCGAACCGTAGATCCGATCCAGCGCGCTTACTACTTCAGCGGGCGTGGTGCCGAACACCTTGTCCACCTCAGCCAGATGCTGCGCCGCCGGGAGCTTCTGGTAACGCGTGAGCAACGAGGTGATCAGCGCCTTTTCGATCTTCGGGTCATAGCGGCGCTGGATCTGCTTCAGCTGGCTCTGGATCAGCTCCTCGTCGCGTTTCTGGTAGCCGCTTTCACGCTCGGCATCCGCCTTCGGGCGTTCGACCGCCAGACGATCCATGTTGAGCGCGCCGCGCATCAACTGGGTCTGGCTCGAGAGCAGGCCCACCAACAGGTCACGCTCACGCACGTCCTTGCCCTGGGCGATGAGCGCCATGGCCTGGTCAATCTGCGGCTTGAGCGTGTTCGCCTCAGGCTGCCTGGCAAGCCAGGCCAACATCGCCGCCTCGTCCTCGCGGCGCACCGTGACCGCGTCACTACGCTCCAGGCCCTCGAGTTCGCCACTGAAACGCTTGATGCCGTTCTTCAGCGATTGCAGCTGGGACGCGTAGCGGATGGCCGCATCCTTGTTTGATTTGCCCTGCTCTTCGATCACATCCTGGAGTGCCTTCAGCACGGCCACTGACGTCGGCAGGCGCCATTCCACCTGATCGGCAAACTCGGCCGCGGTGCGGTGGCGGTAAGTGATGCCCGGGTAACCTGCCAGCATGACGAAATCGCCCTCAGCCACGCCATCGGTCGCAATCTGCAGATGCGACGGCGGGTGGTACGGTTTGTTGTCCGGCGAATAGTCGGCCGGCTTGCCGTCCGGGCCCACGTAGGCCCGCAGGATGGTGAAATCGCCGGCGTGGCGCGGCCACATGAAGTTATCGGTCTCGTCGCCATAGTTGCCGATAGCGCGCGGTGGCGCGTAGACCAGGCGAATGTCGCGAAGCTCCAGCTGCTTCACCAGGTAGAAGTCGCGGCCGTAGAACATGGTCGCCACGCTGCACTTGATGCCAGCCTCTTTCTCGCACTCTGCCACGAGCGCCTTGCTGGCGGCATCCACCGCGTCGTAGTACGCCCGGCCGGTCTTCCCCCTGGCGCTGGCGAGAATCCGCTCGGTAACCTTGTCGAACCCCACGGTGACGCGGGCCCGGTAATCCGGGTTGGCTGGAAGTTCGCCCGCACGATCCGGCGCCACGTAGCCGTTGGTGATCAGGTCACGATCCGGCTTTGAGTTGTACTGGATGACACCAAAGGCCACGTGATGGTTGGTGACCAGCAGGCCATCGGCCGAAACGAAGGAGCCCGTACCACCGCCCACCCGGACCACCGCGTTAAGCGGTGCCTTGGTCAGGTCGGCGAGGTCGGCCGCGTCGCCACGGAACCCCGCAGCCTTGAGGTTTTTCGCAATCGAAGGCAGTTGGGAGGGCATCCACATGCCCTCGTCGGCCTTCGCTTCCAGCGCCAATGCCATGGCGGCTCCCAGCATCATGGTGCGGATTCGCATCGTCTCACTTGCCCCTGTGGGTTCCAAAGCTGTCCCACCCTAGAGGCCCCGGGCGGCCGCTGGCAATGCCGCGGCGCACAAGCCAACGTACTTGCCACGGCCTATAATGGGGGTTTGGACCGCCCCCGCGGCCCCTCCCCACGAGAACCCGAAAGCCCATGCAGCAGACGATGAAAGCGCTGGTGAAGCGCCACGCCGAACAAGGCATCTGGATGGAAGAAGTGCCGGTCCCGACCCCGGGCCCGAACGAGGTGCTGATCAAGATCGAGAAGACCGCCATCTGCGGCACCGATCTGCACATCTATAAGTGGGACGAGTGGTCCCAGCGCACGATCAAGCCGGGCCTCACGATCGGCCACGAGTTCGTCGGCCGCATCGCCGAGATCGGCCCAGGCGTCACCGGCTACAAGATCGGCGACCGTGTCTCGGCCGAAGGCCATATCGTGTGCGGCCACTGCCGCAACTGCCGCGCTGGCCGCCAGCATCTGTGCCCGAACACCGTGGGCATTGGCGTGAACCGCAACGGCGCGTTCGCTGAATACATGACCATGCCGGCCTCGAACCTGTGGCCGATCCCGGACCAGATCCCCTCCGAGCTGGCCGCCTTCTTCGACCCGTACGGCAACGCCGCGCACTGTGCACTGGAGTTCGACCTGATCGGCGAAGACGTGCTGATCACCGGCGCCGGCCCGATCGGCATCATCGCCGCGGGTATCGCCAAGCACGTGGGTGCTCGCAACGTGGTCGTGACCGACGTCAACGATTACCGGCTGAAGCTGGCCGCCGACATGGGCGCCACCCGCGTGGTGAACGTGGCCAACCAGTCGCTGAAGGACGTGGTGAAAGACCTGCACATCGAAGGCTTCGACGTGGGCCTGGAGATGAGCGGCAACCCCCGCGCCTTCAACGACATGCTCGAGTGCATGTACCACGGCGGCAAGGTGGCCATGCTCGGCATCATGCCGCGCGGCGCGGGCATCGACTGGGACAAGGTCATCTTCAAGGGCCTGACCCTGCAGGGCATCTACGGCCGCAAGATGTACGAGACCTGGTACAAGATGACCCAGATGGTGCTCACCGGCTTCCCACTGCAGAAGGTGCTCACCCACCAGATCGCGATCGACGACTTCCAGAAGGGCTTCGACCTGATGGATGCCGGTGTTTGCGGCAAGGTCGTCTGCAGCTGGACCTGAACTAGCCGTTTGCAGGAGCGCGCTTGCGCGCGATGGGACTTGCCGCGAGCACCCATCGCGCGCAAGCGCGCTCCTCCACGATGGCCGTCCTGTTTAGGACTTTGCCACCTTCCGCGTAGCCGCCCGGCGAGTACACTTTCCGCCGGGGGCAACGCGTAGAGAGGGCGGCACGAATGGACACCCGTAGAAGCTGGCGGAGCCTGCCCTGGGGGCGTGCCCGTGACCGGGCGATGGCAACCTACCAGTCGCACCGGGCCCGGCGCATCGCCCTCGGCCTGGCGATCGCCCTGGTGCTGTTCGCCCTGCTCGGTTTCCTTGCCGCGCCCTCCCTCATCCGCTCGCAGATCGCCAGCCGAGCCTCGGCCGCGCTGGGCCGCCAGGTCACGGTAGGCGATGCCAGCCTCAACCCGTTTACCCTCAGGCTTACGCTGAGCCGGCTGCACATCGCCGAGGCGGACGGAAAGACGGCTTTCGTCGACATCGGCCAGGTCACGGGCAACGCGTCGTGGGCCTCCCTCTTCCGCCTGGCGCCCATCCTGGACGAGCTGCGCATCGACAGCCCGCGCGTGCATCTGCAGCGCAACGCGCCCCAGCGCTTCAATTTCACCGACATCGTCGAGCGCTTCGCGAAGCAACCCGCCTCGCCCGACACCGGGCCCGCTCGATTCGCCGTGTCGAACATCGCCATCCACGACGGGCAAATCGACTTCGACGACCGCGTCCTCGACGCAAAGCACCAGGTGGACCACCTTGAACTGGGCATTCCGTTCATCGCCAGCCTGCCCAGCGATGCCGACATCTTTGTGCAGCCGTTGCTGGCCATGAACATCGATGGCAGCCCGCTGAAGGTGCAAGGCCAGACAAAGCCGTTTGCGAGCAGTCGGGAATCGGCCATCACGTTCCGTTTCGATCAGCTCGAACTGCCCCGATATATCGGGTTCGTTCCAGCGCCGCTCCCGGTCGCGGTTCCCGGTGGCAAGCTCTCCGGCGTCATGACGGTTGACTTCTCGCAGGGCGAGAAGCAGTCGACCGTGCGTATCAAGGGCCGCCTTACACTCGACGGGCTCAAGGTCACGGGCAAGGATGGTGGCGCCCTGCTCGACATGGGCCACGCCGATGCCGACCTGGGCGTGCTCGATCCCCTCACCTCCCGATACCGGCTTGGCGCCATCTCGATCAAGGACGCCAACCTGCGTTACGCCCGCCTTCCCGGCGGCAAGAGCAACTTCGATGCGCTGACGGCGGGCGATGCGAAGCCCGACCCCAAGGCCCCACCGACCGACGTTCGCATCGAGTTGCTGACCTTGGCCAACGCCAGGATCGACTATGCCGACCTGGCGGCACCCGCTCCCGCCCATCTCACCCTCGAGGGCCTTGCCGGGACACTCCGGGGCCTGAGCACCGTCAAGGCGCCGCCAGCCGCACTCGATGTGTCGGCGCGCATGGCTGGTGGCACGCTGGCCACCCAAGGCACGTTCGACCTGGCGGGCAGCCGCTACGAGGGCAAGGCGGACATTCGCCATGTCTCGCTCGCGCCACTCATGCCGCTGACGCCGCCCATGCTCGCGGCCGACATCACGGGCGGCACGTTCACGGCCGACGGCACCCTGAAAGCCGACTGGCATGACGCCGCCACGATCCGCCTTGAACGGGCGAATGCACGGCTCGACGGATTCAACCTGGTGCCCCGCAACGGGCGCGCATCACCCATCACCTGGACGTCGCTCGACGCGACCATCACCTCGGTCGATATGGCGACGAGCGAAGCCCGGATCGACTCGCTCCTGCTGGACGGCCTCGCCCTCGATATCCGGAAGCTCGCCAATGGCAACCTCGATATCGTCAATGTCCTGCCCGCGAATGCGAGCGCTGCGCACCCCGGCGGCCACGACTGGCATTGGAGCGTCGGCCATGTCGGCCTCACCGATGGCAAGGTCACCCTGCGGGATGCAAAGGCAACGGGCAAGCGCAACGCCGTGAGCCTGACGGCAAGCGCCTTCAGCGTGGATGGCCTGTCCGATGACCTGCGCAAGCCGATCAGCGTCGACCTCAAGGGCGGATTGGGCGAAGGCACGTTCGCCGTGGCGGGCAAGGTCAAGCCACAGCCGATGGAAGCGGACCTGAAAGTCCAGACCACGCGCCTTAACGTCGCGCCCCTGCAAAACCTTGTAACGGTGCCGCTCAATGTCACGGTGGCCAGCGGCTTGCTCAGCATCGATGGTGACGTCCGATATGCCGACCGCGGCAAGGATGCCCCGCGCATCGCCTACCGCGGCCGTGCCACGCTCGGCCGCGTACGCGTGCAGGACAAGCTCACCAACGACGATTTCCTGCGCTGGAATTCACTTAGCGCCACCAACCTGTCCGTGGCCATGGGCGACGGCGTGCCGCGCGTGGCGATAGGTGGCCTCGCCCTCGATGATTTCTATGCACGCGTGATCATCAACGCGACCGGCCGGCTGAACCTTCAGGATGTCGTCGCCAGCCCGGAATCCCCAGGCGCGGTCTCCGTCACGCAAGCGCAGGCCAACCCCGCGCCGAAGAAAGCCGATGAGCCCGCGCCTGTGCCTGCCGCCGCCGCACCGGAGGCAGATATCCGCATCGGCCAGATCACGCTGACCAAGGGCCGGTTGAACTACACCGACAATTTCATCAAGCCGAATTACACCGCCGATGTCACCGACCTCACCGGCAAGATTGGGGGCTTCGGGACGGTTGCCGGTGCGCCCCCCGCGCCCCTGACGCTGCAGGGCCAGCTCGATGGCAACGCGCCGGTCAATATCGATGGCACGATCAACCCGTTGGCACCGGTGGCGTTCCTCGACATCACCGCCAAGGCCGAAGGCATCCAGCTCACCAACCTCTCGCCCTATTCGGGCAAGTACGCGGGCTACCCGATCACCCGCGGCCGCCTGAACGTCGATGTGCACTACACGCTGGACCAGCGCAAGCTCAACGCGGACAACCACATCTTCATTGACCAGCTGACGTTCGGCGACAAGATCGAAGGGCCCGGCGTCAGCCACCTCCCCGTGAAGCTGGCTGTCGCGCTGCTGCGCGATAGCGAGGGGCGTATCGATGTGCACGTGCCGGTCACCGGCTCGCTCGACGATCCGCATTTCAGCGTCGGCGGGTTGATCTGGCGGGCCATCGGCAACCTGATCGTCAAGGCGGTCACATCGCCGTTCCGCCTGCTGGCGTCGGCTGGTGGTGGCCGCGAGGATCTTGGCTACGTCGAGTTTGCGCCGGGTTCGGCCGTGCTTGATCCGGCGGCGGACTCGAAGCTGGCTGAGCTGGTCAAGGTGCTCAACAACAAGCCGTCCATCAGCCTGGACATCATCGGGCGGATCGACACGAGCAAGGACGAGGCCGGGCTGCGCAAGGTCATGGTTGATGACCTCGTCCACCAGGAACAGGTGAACGACAAAGGCGACGATACGACGCCACCGACGCAGGAGCAGGCTGACAAGTACCTGGAACGGGCCTACAAGCACGCCTCGTTCCCGAAACCCAAGAACATGATTGGCCTCACCAAGTCGCAGCCGCCTGAGGAAATGCGCACGCTGATGGAAACCAATATGCCGGTAGACGCCGACGCGCTGCGCCATCTGGCCGAACGGCGAGCGAATGCCGTCAGGCTGTGGCTGCAGGGCAAGGTGGATGACAAGCGGGTGTTTGTCCTGGCGCCCAAGCTCGATCCAAAGGGCATTGATGATGGTGGCAAGACGACGCGGGTGGATTTCGGGCTCCATTGAGCGACGCCTGGGCGTGATCGCGTCGTGGTTTCGCGGACGGGATGGCGCCTAGGCGCGCGCCTACAGGGCGTCGCGGGCGCACCCGCGCTAGAATCGGGATTTCCCCGTCCCGGAACCCGTCCCATGTCGTACCCCGCCCAGGAACGCTTCGCCGCCGAACTCGCCTCCATCCGCGAACAAGGCCTGTTCAAGGCCGAGCGCATCATCGTGTCGCCCCAGTCCGCCGAGATCGAGCTCGAAGGCGGCCGCAAGGTGCTCAATTTCTGCGCGAACAACTACCTGGGCCTGGCTGACCACCCGGACGTTATCCAGGCGGCCAAGGATGCGCTGGATTCCCACGGCTTCGGCATGGCCAGCGTGCGCTTCATCTGCGGCACGCAGGATCTGCACAAGGAGCTGGAGACAAAGATCGCCAGCTTCTTCGGTACCGAGGACACGATCCTTTACGCGGCCTGCTTCGACGCCAACGGCGGCCTGTTCGAGCCCCTGCTTGGTGAGGAAGACGCCATCATCTCCGATGCGCTGAACCACGCCTCGATCATTGATGGCATTCGCCTGTGCAAGGCCAAGCGCTTCCGCTACAACAACTGCGACATGGCCGACCTGGAAGCGCAGCTGCAGGCCGCCGATGCCGCCGGTGCACGTACCAAGCTGATCACCACCGATGGTGCCTTCTCGATGGATGGCTTCATCGCGCCGCTGGATGAGATCACCGCGCTGGCGAAGAAGTACAACGCCCTGGTCCATATCGATGAATGCCACTGCACGGGCTTCCTTGGCGATACCGGCCGTGGCTCGGCCGAGTATCACGGCGTACTCGACAAGATCGATATCGTGACCGGCACACTGGGCAAGGCCCTCGGCGGCGCACTGGGTGGTTTCACCACCGGCCGCAAGGAAGTGATCGAGATGCTGCGCCAGCGTTCACGCCCCTACCTTTTCTCCAACTCGCTGCCGCCGCACGTCGTGGCCGCCGGAAGCAAGGTGTTCGACATGCTTGCCGCCGCTGGCGACTTGCGCGATCAGGTCAAGGAAAACACCCGCTACTTCCGCGAGAAGATGACTGAAGCGGGCTTCGACATCCGCCCGGGCGTGCACCCGATCGTCCCGGTCATGATCTACGACGCCAAGCAAGCGCAGGCCATGGCGGCCGAACTGCTCGAGGAAGGCATTTACGTCACCGGTTTCTTCTTCCCCGTGGTACCGCAGGGCAAGGCGCGCATCCGCACGCAGATGAGCGCCGCGCACACGCGCGAGCACCTGGACAAGGCCATTGCCGCATTCACCAGGGTGGGCAAGAAGCTGGGCGTGCTCAAGGCCTGACGACCGCAGGGAACTTCCTGTAGGAGCGCGCTTGCGCGCGATCGCGCGCAAGCGCGCTCCTACAGGTTTATGGCTTACCGGCGGCGCAACGCTTCGATTTCGGCAGGCAGCAAGTGCCGCCATTTGCCCTTCGGCAACTCGCCCAATGGAAGGTCGCCAATCGCAACGCGGACCAGTCGTTGTACCTCGAACCCCAGCGCCGACATTAGCCGGCGGATATGCCGGTTGCGTCCCTCATCCAGGGTGACTTCGAGCCAGGCGTTCTTCTCGCCTTGCCGCAGCAGCATGGCGGCGCCTGCACGCAACGGCTCCCCCTCGTCGACGACGCCTTCCAGCATCGCCGTGATCGTGCCCTCATCCGGATGCCCCGCCACCTGCACATGGTAGGTCTTCGGTACGTGTGTCGCGGGATCGGTGATGCCGGCCGCCCATACCGTATCGTTGCTGAGCAGCAACAGGCCCTCGCTCGCCTTGTCCAGGCGCCCCACGGGCCCCAGCCACGGGAGCGCCGCGCCCTCCAGCAGCGAGTACACCGTATCGCGCCCGCGTTCGTCCGATGCGGAGACCACGATGCCGCGTGGCTTGTTCATCACAAGATGCACCGGCGTCACCCTATCCGTAGCAGCGCCGTCGATATCGATGCGCTCAGGCCCACGGATACGGAACTCAGGATCTCGCACCACCTTGCCGTCCACGCGCACCTTGCCCTCGCGCGCAAGCTTTTCGGCCTGGCTCCGCGAACAGATGCCGCGCTTGGATAGCGTCCGGGCGAGGCCGAACGTGGGTGTCTGGGAGGGCTTGGGCATGAGGGCACGGTAAACGGCAGGGCACCGCCTCGTTATTTTACAGGCGATTGGCTAAGGTCGGTTCCTTCTTCGCCGCGTGGATGATCGATAGTGAAAGCCCGTCTCATCGCCGCCTGTGCACTCATCGCCACCAGCGCTGCCAGCGGCCAGGCCACGTCGGCCCTCGGCGACCCCATGCTGCACCTGAGCACCGTGCACTTGTACGACATCCCGCCTGGCGCCAAAGGCGATGGTGTCGATGACGTGCCGTCACTGACCGTGTTTCCACCGTTCGGTGAGCCCGACGGCACGGCCGTCATCATTGCCCCCGGCGGCGCGTACCAGGGCCTTGCCGGGGACCTTGAAGGACGCGAAGTGGCGGATTGGTTCGCCAGCAGGGGCGTCACTGCATTCGTCCTGCGTTATCGCCTTGGCAGTAAATACCCGTTCCCGGTTCCGTTGATGGATGCCCAGCGCGCTGTCCAGTACGTCCGCGCAAACGCGGCCCACTACAAGCTCCAGCCACGGAAGATAGGGTTCATCGGATTCTCCGCGGGTGGACACCTCGCTGCCGTGCTCGAGACGCAGGCTGGCACGGTCCCCGGTGGCCCCATCGATACGGTCTCGCAGCAGAGCGCGAGGCCCGATTTCGTCATCCTTGGTTACCCGGCATTCTCCATGTTCAACAAGGACCAAAAAGGCAATCTGGCGTATTGCGTCACGCTTAAGGTCCCCGCATCCACTTGCACGCCCGGTTATCTGGAGCAGTACACGCCCGCCCTGCACATCACCTCGTCCACACCACCTACTTTCATCTACCACACAGCGGACGACGCAACGATTCCCGTCGAGGACAGCGTCAACTACTTCCTCGCGCTGAAGCG
Above is a genomic segment from Luteibacter aegosomatissinici containing:
- a CDS encoding alpha/beta hydrolase is translated as MKARLIAACALIATSAASGQATSALGDPMLHLSTVHLYDIPPGAKGDGVDDVPSLTVFPPFGEPDGTAVIIAPGGAYQGLAGDLEGREVADWFASRGVTAFVLRYRLGSKYPFPVPLMDAQRAVQYVRANAAHYKLQPRKIGFIGFSAGGHLAAVLETQAGTVPGGPIDTVSQQSARPDFVILGYPAFSMFNKDQKGNLAYCVTLKVPASTCTPGYLEQYTPALHITSSTPPTFIYHTADDATIPVEDSVNYFLALKRAGVPSELHVFEKGVHGTGLAGDKPALRAWPGLLEQWLIGGGFLPR
- the tdh gene encoding L-threonine 3-dehydrogenase; the protein is MQQTMKALVKRHAEQGIWMEEVPVPTPGPNEVLIKIEKTAICGTDLHIYKWDEWSQRTIKPGLTIGHEFVGRIAEIGPGVTGYKIGDRVSAEGHIVCGHCRNCRAGRQHLCPNTVGIGVNRNGAFAEYMTMPASNLWPIPDQIPSELAAFFDPYGNAAHCALEFDLIGEDVLITGAGPIGIIAAGIAKHVGARNVVVTDVNDYRLKLAADMGATRVVNVANQSLKDVVKDLHIEGFDVGLEMSGNPRAFNDMLECMYHGGKVAMLGIMPRGAGIDWDKVIFKGLTLQGIYGRKMYETWYKMTQMVLTGFPLQKVLTHQIAIDDFQKGFDLMDAGVCGKVVCSWT
- a CDS encoding pseudouridine synthase — encoded protein: MPKPSQTPTFGLARTLSKRGICSRSQAEKLAREGKVRVDGKVVRDPEFRIRGPERIDIDGAATDRVTPVHLVMNKPRGIVVSASDERGRDTVYSLLEGAALPWLGPVGRLDKASEGLLLLSNDTVWAAGITDPATHVPKTYHVQVAGHPDEGTITAMLEGVVDEGEPLRAGAAMLLRQGEKNAWLEVTLDEGRNRHIRRLMSALGFEVQRLVRVAIGDLPLGELPKGKWRHLLPAEIEALRRR
- a CDS encoding S46 family peptidase; the protein is MRIRTMMLGAAMALALEAKADEGMWMPSQLPSIAKNLKAAGFRGDAADLADLTKAPLNAVVRVGGGTGSFVSADGLLVTNHHVAFGVIQYNSKPDRDLITNGYVAPDRAGELPANPDYRARVTVGFDKVTERILASARGKTGRAYYDAVDAASKALVAECEKEAGIKCSVATMFYGRDFYLVKQLELRDIRLVYAPPRAIGNYGDETDNFMWPRHAGDFTILRAYVGPDGKPADYSPDNKPYHPPSHLQIATDGVAEGDFVMLAGYPGITYRHRTAAEFADQVEWRLPTSVAVLKALQDVIEEQGKSNKDAAIRYASQLQSLKNGIKRFSGELEGLERSDAVTVRREDEAAMLAWLARQPEANTLKPQIDQAMALIAQGKDVRERDLLVGLLSSQTQLMRGALNMDRLAVERPKADAERESGYQKRDEELIQSQLKQIQRRYDPKIEKALITSLLTRYQKLPAAQHLAEVDKVFGTTPAEVVSALDRIYGSTMLGDEAERNKLFTASPADVVKSTDALMLAARTLRPALLRIEDEKKSRDGDLLRLRPAYMQALIGYREKQGKAVYPDANSTLRVSYGKVTPLMARDAVTYAPLTTAQGIVEKNTGKVPFDAPQPLLDAIRKGDFAGYADPKTGAMPVDFLSNLDTTGGNSGSPVLNAKGELVGLNFDSNWEAVSASWMYDPRYKRAIHVDMRYMRWLMDKVYPSPALLKELGTPAH
- the kbl gene encoding glycine C-acetyltransferase; amino-acid sequence: MSYPAQERFAAELASIREQGLFKAERIIVSPQSAEIELEGGRKVLNFCANNYLGLADHPDVIQAAKDALDSHGFGMASVRFICGTQDLHKELETKIASFFGTEDTILYAACFDANGGLFEPLLGEEDAIISDALNHASIIDGIRLCKAKRFRYNNCDMADLEAQLQAADAAGARTKLITTDGAFSMDGFIAPLDEITALAKKYNALVHIDECHCTGFLGDTGRGSAEYHGVLDKIDIVTGTLGKALGGALGGFTTGRKEVIEMLRQRSRPYLFSNSLPPHVVAAGSKVFDMLAAAGDLRDQVKENTRYFREKMTEAGFDIRPGVHPIVPVMIYDAKQAQAMAAELLEEGIYVTGFFFPVVPQGKARIRTQMSAAHTREHLDKAIAAFTRVGKKLGVLKA
- a CDS encoding DUF748 domain-containing protein, with protein sequence MDTRRSWRSLPWGRARDRAMATYQSHRARRIALGLAIALVLFALLGFLAAPSLIRSQIASRASAALGRQVTVGDASLNPFTLRLTLSRLHIAEADGKTAFVDIGQVTGNASWASLFRLAPILDELRIDSPRVHLQRNAPQRFNFTDIVERFAKQPASPDTGPARFAVSNIAIHDGQIDFDDRVLDAKHQVDHLELGIPFIASLPSDADIFVQPLLAMNIDGSPLKVQGQTKPFASSRESAITFRFDQLELPRYIGFVPAPLPVAVPGGKLSGVMTVDFSQGEKQSTVRIKGRLTLDGLKVTGKDGGALLDMGHADADLGVLDPLTSRYRLGAISIKDANLRYARLPGGKSNFDALTAGDAKPDPKAPPTDVRIELLTLANARIDYADLAAPAPAHLTLEGLAGTLRGLSTVKAPPAALDVSARMAGGTLATQGTFDLAGSRYEGKADIRHVSLAPLMPLTPPMLAADITGGTFTADGTLKADWHDAATIRLERANARLDGFNLVPRNGRASPITWTSLDATITSVDMATSEARIDSLLLDGLALDIRKLANGNLDIVNVLPANASAAHPGGHDWHWSVGHVGLTDGKVTLRDAKATGKRNAVSLTASAFSVDGLSDDLRKPISVDLKGGLGEGTFAVAGKVKPQPMEADLKVQTTRLNVAPLQNLVTVPLNVTVASGLLSIDGDVRYADRGKDAPRIAYRGRATLGRVRVQDKLTNDDFLRWNSLSATNLSVAMGDGVPRVAIGGLALDDFYARVIINATGRLNLQDVVASPESPGAVSVTQAQANPAPKKADEPAPVPAAAAPEADIRIGQITLTKGRLNYTDNFIKPNYTADVTDLTGKIGGFGTVAGAPPAPLTLQGQLDGNAPVNIDGTINPLAPVAFLDITAKAEGIQLTNLSPYSGKYAGYPITRGRLNVDVHYTLDQRKLNADNHIFIDQLTFGDKIEGPGVSHLPVKLAVALLRDSEGRIDVHVPVTGSLDDPHFSVGGLIWRAIGNLIVKAVTSPFRLLASAGGGREDLGYVEFAPGSAVLDPAADSKLAELVKVLNNKPSISLDIIGRIDTSKDEAGLRKVMVDDLVHQEQVNDKGDDTTPPTQEQADKYLERAYKHASFPKPKNMIGLTKSQPPEEMRTLMETNMPVDADALRHLAERRANAVRLWLQGKVDDKRVFVLAPKLDPKGIDDGGKTTRVDFGLH